Within Solea solea chromosome 1, fSolSol10.1, whole genome shotgun sequence, the genomic segment tggtgtgtgaGTTCTCCAGAGCTTCCCTCTGAAACTCAATGGTGGAGAGTGTGCCATCGATCTGGGTGAGCTGCTGCTCCAAGCgcttcttcctcttcagtgcctgcagagcagctgataaacacacagattGGAGGAGATTGTGAGATGTGATTGTTTCACACCATTGCCGCAGCTTAGAGAATTGCTGGGTGTTCACCAACACAACAGGTACAACATAGTTCCACCCATGGAAATTCTTTTTAGACTGATGATTCAAAGAGCAATGCACTTGTGGGTTTTTAACATGACAACAGTAACACACTGTGGGTTCAAGCACAGGCCATTTTTCCCCACTCGATACTGAATtcaaacagacagaaagacacatttGATTGTCTCAAATGAAAAACGTGTTCCATTAACATTTAATATATGAGGATAAAATGCAACAccaaatgtaatatttgtttttcacaattaCAACCAAGTGTTGATGTTGTATTGCAGTTACCATTCCTACTGTTTGATTAGTGTCACCTGTATATCCCTACATTAATGTTCAAAACTGTTCTTATATGTTCTCATTTTACGAGTTTAATTGAATATTTGGATTGAAAAAAGAgttacattcacatttaggcCTTGTGAACAATCACAGCCTGTGGTCCTATAGTACTttcagaatgtgtgtgtctttagtttGAGAAGAGGACAAACATACCCCTCTTGTTTTTTGTGCCGTGCTTCTTGGCTACCATTAATTCCTGCTCTATCCTCTTCTCCAGGTAGTCCTGCTTCTTCGTCAGCATTTCTTCCGTCTCTCGCAGTTTGTGGATGGCCTCCTGAGCTGTCGGTGCTCCCCGATGGTGCTTCGACTTGGAGGAGCTCGAAGAACTCGAGCTGCCCTTGAACAATTTCGAGATTTTGCTCATTTTTGCTGCTTCTGGgatttaaaactgaaataaagtAGCGCAGGTAAATGAGCACAAGTTTCCTCGTCGACGCTCTGCCTGGTGTTTGTACAGGCGGGCGTGTGCAAAGAGCGGAATTTCCTGCTGGACTGCTTTGAGGCATCAATTCAAACCAGTCAGTGAATGCACCTTTCACCACACCTTTCATTTGAATGACACAGCGACACCTGACGCCATCCACGTCTCGTTTCACCACGTGACgtcttttcaaattaaataagCTATTATTGTGTTGCCAAGGTTTGGACAGGAAGCCAAGGaccttattttgaaggccagagTGAAAGGGATGCGTTAAGTGGAGAAAAGTTACATCCGCTGTtctgttaattattattagcAATTGTAATACAATTCGCAATATATTCAGGCATAAAAACATAAGTAAGTTACAAAAAGGAAACGGGGAAGGTCttgtgagagtgagagtaagTCATAGTCACGTGATTCGACTGCTCAGGTCAGAGTTCATGTTGACATCCGCAGACTCACTACCCACTAACAAATGGCTGAATTAGAAGTCGGGAAACACTGTCGGGTGGATTCGTGTAATCTGAACGGTGTGTTTCAACTTAATCTGAGTCATAATGAATAACTTCGCTCAGTGGTGTTGCTCTAGCAATGGAGCTAGCGTCTGTTTAGCGTTGGTTAGACTGTCGACTAGCTCGGTTAGCATCGTTTTCCAGCAGTGTTTGGTTTATTATGACAGCATCTCCTGTAAAAACGACATTAGTCGGTGAAAATTCGGACTGGCCTTTTAAATAAACAGGTAGCTGTGTACGTTTGGTTATAACCTACAAATAAAGTGTAATAGCCTCAGTTAGCTTCACTGCACCGCAGCTACAGTGGAGCCCAGACCACAGTCCACTATCATGATCTTCATCATTAACAGTTATTATTgatttacaaatgtgttttaaatgtgaatttgttCTCCTCATCTCTGACAGATTTTCTTCCATTTGTTTGTGATTCGTGCAGTGGTGTTTTCTGGTAAGATATCCTCATGTCCTAGTGTAAGACATTAACAGAAGTAGGAAATGTTCATAGCATTCATGTGAAAAGTAATAATACTAGAATAGAATATCTAACCtgcttttgttattttgattttggataaacaaaaaaaagtgaggtctgatttatttatcaattaTCGATCAGTAAAATATTGTCATGATGGTGCAGTCAGCATGTGAATGCACTGGTTAGGTTTACAAAATAATTGGATGTGCACTGCTGATGACTTGAACCTGAAGCTCAAAGGTTTTTTTGTAGTTTGTAGACTTCCTTTAAATAGAATAATTAAGTACATGCTTGGCATCAGACTATACCAGGTCTGAAAGATTATGAAAGATATTTAATTTTGTCTCTTTGCAGCCTTGAGCACAGAAGCAGAGAGGCCCACTCGTGTCCAGAGGTAGGATGTTCTGTGACTGTGCATGACCTGCACCTCATGTTCTTTTTTGATTAGATTGGGAGCAGCgttgtcttcttctgtcctGATACTAAGATATTAGCTGCgttgttttcattcatgtgtcCTCACAGGAGACTCAAAATAGAGAACAGAGGGAACCAAGGGCCGCTGGAGGCAGTACAAGCTATCCTTGCTCATTTGAAGACTGCAAAGGAAAAGAACTGTTGCCAGTAATATGCCCGCAGTGtgaaaaacatttctgtttggCGTAAGTTTACAGTTTTCTCTTTAggtttgcattttcttttaaagtctAACTTTCACAGCTCTACATCATCAAACTACCCATTATATTACTACACATAATATACCGCACCTTAGGATTTACCTTCATACTTACCTACTACTTAATACTATTGAAAGTGAAGTGGGGTTTTTTGTTCTCTACTTCCAGCCATCGTCATCAAGATGATCACAAGTGTGAGAAGTTGGAGGTCCCAAAGCCTCGAATGGCAGCTACTAAAGAGCTGGTGCAAAAGATAGTGGGTCAGTAGCACATACACTTGTAACCCTTATCTTGTCACTATCGCTGTAGCTCTGTGTAATTCCACTTTTGTCCACATGGTGTCAGTAGTAAACAAATGCTCATATCTTTGTCTATTTGCATAATTCTCTCATTGTTACTCAGAGTCAAAGGATGGATCCAAAAGGAAAGGCCGTAAAGGAGCAAAGAACAGTGCTACTGCAGCTAAGGTGGCATTAATGAAGCTGAAACTTCATGCTTCAGGAGACAAAGGACTGCCACAGGTCAAAATTTAAGCTTTATTTTATGTGTACTGctctgtatttttctgtttactGTTTTATGTAACTGACCAATTCCTCTCCTTTTTGGCTTTCCAGACAGAGAGAACCTATTTTCAGGTTTATCTCCCCAAAGAATCCAAAGACTCCAGCCAACCCATGTTCTTCAGCTCTAAATGGAGTGTGGGAAAAATGGTGGATTATGCAGCCTCTTTAGCAAGcctcaaaaacaacaataatgtaCTGACAGCTAAGGTAAATATCAGACCAATGAGGAGTTAGTGTCAAAAATCACTTCCCCTCAACTTTCCTCACACTTTCAATTGAactaacatttttttgttccacAAGGCCTCAATTTACTAAAATAATTTCCACGGTCTACAATGGATTTctcactttattttaattttaatgtataTGTCTACTCTGTTAGTAGACATGAACTGCAGGTGTTAGTTACACTTTCCTGCCCACAGAATGTAAAAGAGCTGTGTGCGCAGGAAGTTGGGTTAACCATTGTTTGTTGTTACATTTACATGTCTTGTGATTTGTTATCCCACAGTGGCTGTGTTGCATTTGGTAATATTCAAAATATGCATCATTAAATTAGATCAGACAATTACTTTTTACTATTATAATTATCTTTACGCTGTTTACGCTTTACgcattttaaatgtcagtgaagctaaaataaaaaaaaaatcataatttattTTGGATGTCTTCACAattgcactctctctctctgtgtttgcagaagcTTCGGTTATGCCATCCTCAGACTGGTGAAGCGTTACGTATGGATGACACCCTGCTCTCACTGCTGGCTCAACCAGAAACTCCCTTGTACAATGGGGGTAATGTGATCCTGGAGTACCTGGATAATGAGTGCACATGTGTGGAAGATATTTCAAATTATAtcacacagacatgacaaatCAATGGATTTCTTTATATTGGATTTATATCTATGTCAATAAATTCTCGTTTTGACTTTACTTTGTGCCTGTGGTTGATGTGTGTCCTACCAGTAGCATTGTGGCATAAAGCAGCATATTAATCAGAATGCTTACATACATCAATCACTGTGTtgaaaagcatcacttttgCTTTAAATGTCAATTAATTGACCAATCACACGACCCagatgggacttgaacccacaatccccAGCTCCGGAGGCTGatgccttatccattaggccactgggtCTCTGTACTCAATCAAAAAGCTTCAACTATCAATACTAATAGTACAGAGGGATCATTTAGGCATAATTAATTTTAGGtaaatttctctctctgtctttcaacTTTGTTGCTTCTCACTTGAGATCATTGTAGCTCTTCATCTTTATCACATTCCCCATGCCTCAGTGCATAGAATGtgtattttgatatttatagtGACACAGCCACAACAAGGCACaatgtacatgtgtgcattCTCATAGtttatgtatacacacacacacacacacacatattagtATATCAAATATTGTATTCCCATCCTTTTCATAAATTCTTATGTGTAGTATTTCATCTCATAGATTTTCCTCTGTTTTATAATTTAATAGCTCATTGTTAGGTTTGAGTGACTGATActgtacttctttttttttttttttttgcttctttttttgctcCTTCTAAACTCCCAGTTTGAGTTATGGGTGATCTTTAAACTACATCTatttatctacagtatatatatgtgtgtttgtgtacgtaCTTCTTGTTTTTGTGGTCCAGTCCCATGACATTCAACACAGCCCTATCCTGGGACAGACCCGAGCAAATTTCAACCAATCACATTAGGAGTTCTTTTTATTGACGGGTCAACGAACAAATCAAAGGAGGCCCTGAATTTAAAAGTAGGCGTGTATGTGAGCGATGATATATAAATGAAAAGGGGCTGGACTACAGGGCACAGAAGATCCCGTTGTTTTGATAGAAATAGGTCCGTTGTTGCTCTAACAGAACGATTTGAGGATAATTTGACCTGCTCTGACAAATTAACACGTCGAGTAGCTCGTTCGTGGCTACTTCTCTGATCGAGTCGCTCGGGAAACGGCGACTTGATCCAGCTAATCCGAAGTGCGTTGTGATATCAGGTCAAAAGGGATGCCGCTGCAGACAGACTCCGACGGACGACAACAGTCTCTGGATTTGATTTCGTCGCATTTAATCGGGAAGAGCAGTTTTTGTATAAATTTAAAAAGCCTCAGAATAACTCATCCTCGACCGAGTTCTGTAAAATGCTTAAGCCCGAGTAGAAATTAATAGTTCCGCTGTGACGTGAAGAAAAGGGACATTTTTAACATTCGACAGGCTAACTGCTAACGCTAGCTGGACAGGGATAAAGCGGGGGGAACGTTAATCTTTAGCGTCTCGGAGTGATCGTAGGTTTGAAGACGACGAACGTCTGTGAATTGACTTGTTTTCTTCGTCCTCTGCTGAAAATAGTGCTCGGTGAGTAAACTGGATTAATGTCAACAAATTAAACCAGGAAGACGATCTGTCAACTTGCATTTAGTGGGTGGGGGAGGGGCACTAGTTTACAGACGGGGGggaattatttcaaatgtttccaGAGGGGGCGCCAACACATCACATGCTAATTATTTACAAGCTGGTGTCATTTTACTGACTGAATAATCCAATGCCTTTTAAGTTGAAACAAGCACCAACACGACACTGAAAATGCGTCATGTTGAGTCTTTTCTACTAAACTTACTACTACTTACTGACTAAATAGGTACAAGTGGCCGCTTTATTTTTAACAACCacagttattatcattattattattatcattttatagaGCTATTTTGAAAACACAAGCTGGCGAAAAGCTTTGGCAGATACAGCAAAACATTTAACTGACTTatgcaaacaaatcattttacaaatacatttaaaaacactttaatgaCACCGTGATAATGTTTCAACGGGATACAAGAGAAAGACTAAGGCatagtgacacatttaaaaacataattaaaaacacaattcaagCAAATGAAAATAACAGGCAAGAAGACTAAATCACACCAAAGCAAACTGGTTAAAACACCAGGTTGATTTTTCATAGTGTTAATAGTTTATTAATCTgtaacaactgttttttttttttttttttagaagttgTCTTTCCTTTCAGTTTGTCAGTGTGGAAACAACTCCACATGAAGAtttgaagtttgtttgttttcctctcatgaCTGTTGaactaactttttttgtgtgtgctatGTTCTTGGTTTTCAGTGAGAAATGAAGCTGTTGGAAAACTCCAGCTTTGAGGCACTCGGCTCCAGGCTGTGTGTAGAAACAGGAGAGTCTCACATTCTTGGCAGGTAAAGGAgtcatttatgtgtgttttacaaCACCAACGTCTGTACACATTTACGCACACATATTGTGACTGTTGCTCAGACAAATATAGAAGTTGACACGGCCTAGGCTAAATGTTCTTGTTGAAATGAATAATCTAGGAAATAAACACAGAGTTGCACATCCATCCACAATTCGACTATGCCATTTAGTTGGACTATTGTCCTTTTCTTGCGCATTATGCaagtgtgttagtctgactaagaaaTTCAAATTAGTACAA encodes:
- the zfand1 gene encoding AN1-type zinc finger protein 1, with amino-acid sequence MAELEVGKHCRVDSCNLNDFLPFVCDSCSGVFCLEHRSREAHSCPEETQNREQREPRAAGGSTSYPCSFEDCKGKELLPVICPQCEKHFCLAHRHQDDHKCEKLEVPKPRMAATKELVQKIVESKDGSKRKGRKGAKNSATAAKVALMKLKLHASGDKGLPQTERTYFQVYLPKESKDSSQPMFFSSKWSVGKMVDYAASLASLKNNNNVLTAKKLRLCHPQTGEALRMDDTLLSLLAQPETPLYNGGNVILEYLDNECTCVEDISNYITQT